Proteins encoded together in one Hymenobacter monticola window:
- a CDS encoding T9SS type A sorting domain-containing protein has product MQRTTTLRPGAQRLKLLSLSLSLFLLMCCFSRPVAAQDPLLPPVTAPSCANSPTYNYTIGNPATVTNYVGNYTFPVGNYHVVGTLHFEGGTVTVQPGTNFYVDGAITTFKGKQRVSGYAFVLGSGAHFVAQEALFTGACNGNLTPPTVSLWQGIRFEYEQPDQSLQLKTCRVAYAEYGVYVPGASPTKLYATQYNIEDCRFEQNLYHIYDQGQRDDLHHAYLTGLGLYCTPSLLAPYKANPDDTWTLEALHLTPTVTGSNRGVDLSNIFIEGGIYGLVANRPGQGPLAFDGNLTISRAVRTGIWLEKLAALVNFPVHTLIGMNTGTINSRTYRTYWTQGPDPMYGLVGNGVSSPVTSAAYATLNIGGSSGAATDTTASKAQTGIFLNQAYSSFSNLTLRNLTFGLSLSDGAGDIAGNVFQGCWHGIRIRPNTGGYTASFNISCNNFQGSSAGTSSAILVEDQAVLNQQGAPNQPQGNKFDSYQNGDRSLMNRNAGNSFIYYRYQGSTDELASQVTDGILPAPNQTGFAVGTNSPVAIGSFCQTTKGVSTGAQARGALQTAYLQAIMDTLRRQAAPLARLRSYQAAIRQELLVQQSDTAALEAYVGTLAATNPDAFFGLGLDLLEQYRGAGRRLAAARLRPLLAARVGAHPVAAARLALYDVVGRVSALAPWPARQVAPADSAALRRVARTPGPAAEMAALWFNYLYPGVGLRPAVAPPAAGAHRAAETLSPATVRALYPNPTADRLHVEATATAHPQTVLLRLTDLLSGRVVLEKKLHADQQGHYQADLDVLALKPGQYAATLFADGMPATTQKVLINR; this is encoded by the coding sequence ATGCAACGCACAACTACCCTTCGCCCCGGAGCGCAGCGCCTGAAGCTGCTCTCTCTCTCTCTCTCTCTCTTCCTGCTGATGTGCTGCTTTAGCCGGCCCGTCGCGGCCCAGGACCCGCTCCTGCCGCCGGTCACGGCGCCGAGCTGCGCCAATTCGCCCACCTACAACTACACCATCGGCAACCCGGCTACGGTGACGAATTACGTGGGCAACTACACCTTTCCGGTGGGCAATTACCACGTGGTGGGCACGCTGCACTTCGAGGGTGGCACCGTGACGGTGCAGCCGGGCACCAACTTCTACGTCGACGGGGCCATCACCACGTTCAAGGGCAAGCAGCGGGTGAGCGGCTACGCTTTCGTGTTGGGCAGCGGGGCCCACTTCGTGGCCCAGGAAGCCCTGTTTACGGGCGCCTGCAACGGCAACCTCACACCGCCCACCGTCAGCCTGTGGCAGGGCATCCGGTTTGAGTACGAGCAGCCCGACCAAAGCCTGCAGCTGAAAACCTGCCGGGTGGCCTACGCCGAGTACGGCGTGTACGTGCCGGGCGCCTCGCCCACTAAGCTGTACGCCACGCAATACAACATCGAAGACTGTCGCTTCGAGCAGAACCTCTACCACATCTACGACCAGGGGCAGCGCGACGACCTGCACCACGCCTACCTGACGGGGCTGGGCCTGTACTGCACGCCCAGCCTGCTGGCCCCCTACAAAGCCAACCCCGACGATACCTGGACGCTGGAAGCGCTGCACCTGACCCCCACGGTCACGGGCAGCAACCGGGGCGTGGACCTGTCGAATATTTTTATTGAGGGCGGCATCTACGGCCTGGTGGCCAACCGCCCCGGCCAAGGGCCGCTGGCTTTCGACGGCAACCTGACCATTTCCCGGGCCGTGCGCACGGGCATCTGGCTCGAGAAGCTGGCCGCGCTGGTCAACTTCCCGGTGCACACGCTCATCGGCATGAACACGGGCACCATCAATAGCCGTACCTACCGCACCTACTGGACGCAGGGCCCCGACCCGATGTACGGCCTGGTGGGCAACGGCGTGAGCAGCCCGGTGACGAGTGCCGCCTACGCCACCCTCAACATTGGCGGCAGCAGCGGCGCGGCCACCGACACCACTGCCTCCAAAGCCCAAACCGGCATCTTTCTGAACCAGGCTTACAGCAGCTTCTCCAACCTGACCCTGCGCAACCTCACCTTCGGCCTGAGTTTGAGCGACGGCGCCGGCGACATCGCGGGCAACGTGTTTCAGGGGTGCTGGCACGGCATCCGCATCCGGCCCAACACGGGCGGCTACACCGCCAGCTTCAACATCAGCTGCAATAACTTTCAGGGCTCCAGCGCCGGCACTTCATCGGCCATTCTGGTAGAAGACCAGGCCGTACTGAACCAGCAGGGCGCACCCAATCAGCCACAAGGAAACAAGTTCGACTCGTATCAGAACGGTGACCGTTCGCTGATGAACCGTAATGCGGGAAACAGCTTTATTTATTACCGATATCAGGGCTCAACCGATGAGCTAGCTTCACAAGTAACGGATGGCATTCTACCTGCCCCTAATCAAACAGGCTTTGCGGTTGGCACCAACAGCCCCGTTGCTATTGGTTCGTTCTGCCAGACCACGAAGGGCGTGAGCACCGGCGCGCAGGCCCGGGGCGCTTTGCAAACGGCCTACCTGCAAGCCATCATGGACACGCTGCGGCGGCAGGCCGCGCCCCTGGCGCGGCTGCGCAGCTATCAGGCTGCCATCCGGCAGGAGCTGCTGGTGCAGCAGTCCGACACCGCCGCCCTGGAAGCTTACGTGGGCACGCTGGCCGCCACCAACCCGGATGCCTTTTTCGGCCTGGGCCTCGACCTGCTGGAACAGTACCGGGGCGCGGGCCGGCGGCTGGCCGCCGCCCGGCTGCGCCCGCTGCTGGCCGCCCGGGTGGGCGCCCACCCCGTGGCGGCGGCCCGGCTGGCGCTGTATGACGTGGTGGGCCGCGTGAGCGCCCTAGCGCCCTGGCCCGCCCGGCAGGTGGCCCCGGCCGACAGCGCCGCCCTGCGCCGGGTGGCCCGCACGCCCGGCCCCGCCGCCGAAATGGCCGCTCTCTGGTTCAACTACCTCTACCCCGGCGTGGGCCTGCGGCCGGCCGTGGCCCCGCCCGCCGCGGGCGCCCACCGCGCCGCCGAAACCCTGAGCCCGGCCACCGTGCGCGCCCTCTACCCCAACCCAACCGCCGACCGCCTGCACGTGGAAGCCACCGCCACCGCCCACCCCCAAACCGTGCTACTGCGCCTGACCGACCTGCTGAGCGGCCGGGTGGTGCTGGAAAAGAAATTGCACGCAGACCAGCAAGGCCACTACCAAGCCGACCTTGACGTGCTGGCCTTGAAACCCGGGCAGTACGCCGCCACGCTGTTCGCGGACGGAATGCCTGCTACCACGCAAAAAGTATTGATTAACCGTTAA
- a CDS encoding NAD(P)/FAD-dependent oxidoreductase, giving the protein MDILLIGGGLAGLAASLDLAGRGHRVAVVERKQYPFHKVCGEYVSNEVLPYLRRLGADPAALGPAAITQFLLSSPGGRTLTAPLDLGGFGVSRYMLDDFLYQQAVARGVTFYLKSTVTDVTFDTEADQHVVALADGRQLAARVVLGTYGKRANLDRQLQRGFFGQRSPYLGVKYHLRLPGFARDVIALHNFADGYAGISAIEADKLCFCYLTTRENLRRHGNIPAMEAEVLAQNPRLREILGAAEMLYPQPEVINEISFAPKQPVEEHILMVGDAAGLITPLCGNGMAMALHGAALAAAAAHDFLTQKTTRAGLEGAYARAWQAQFGARLRVGRAVQRLFGGPVLSELVVGGLRHWPGAVQALMRRTHGREF; this is encoded by the coding sequence GTGGATATTCTCCTGATTGGTGGCGGGCTGGCCGGCCTGGCGGCCTCCCTCGACCTGGCCGGGCGCGGCCACCGCGTGGCGGTGGTGGAGCGCAAGCAGTACCCCTTTCATAAGGTGTGCGGCGAGTACGTGAGCAACGAAGTCCTCCCCTACCTGCGTCGCCTTGGGGCCGACCCGGCGGCGCTGGGCCCGGCCGCCATCACGCAGTTTCTGCTGTCGTCGCCGGGTGGGCGCACCCTCACCGCGCCGCTCGACCTGGGCGGCTTCGGCGTGAGTCGCTACATGCTCGACGATTTTCTGTACCAACAGGCCGTGGCACGGGGCGTTACGTTTTACCTGAAAAGCACGGTAACGGACGTGACCTTTGACACCGAGGCCGACCAGCACGTGGTGGCGTTGGCCGACGGCCGCCAGCTCGCGGCCCGCGTGGTGCTGGGCACCTACGGCAAGCGCGCCAACCTGGACCGGCAGCTGCAACGCGGCTTTTTTGGGCAACGCTCGCCTTACCTGGGTGTGAAGTACCACCTGCGCCTGCCCGGCTTTGCGCGCGACGTGATTGCGCTGCACAACTTCGCCGACGGCTACGCGGGCATCTCGGCCATTGAGGCCGACAAGCTGTGCTTCTGCTACCTCACCACCCGCGAGAACCTGCGCCGCCACGGCAACATCCCGGCCATGGAAGCCGAAGTGCTGGCTCAAAACCCCCGTCTGCGCGAGATTCTGGGCGCGGCGGAGATGCTATACCCGCAGCCGGAGGTGATAAATGAAATTTCCTTCGCGCCCAAGCAGCCCGTGGAAGAGCACATCCTGATGGTGGGCGACGCGGCCGGGCTCATTACCCCGCTGTGCGGCAACGGCATGGCCATGGCCCTGCACGGCGCGGCCCTGGCGGCAGCGGCAGCACACGATTTTCTCACCCAAAAAACCACGCGGGCGGGCCTGGAAGGGGCGTATGCGCGGGCCTGGCAGGCGCAGTTTGGCGCGCGGCTGCGGGTGGGGCGGGCCGTGCAGCGGCTGTTCGGCGGGCCGGTGCTGAGCGAGCTGGTGGTGGGCGGCCTGCGCCACTGGCCGGGCGCGGTGCAAGCCTTGATGCGCCGCACGCACGGCCGGGAATTCTGA
- a CDS encoding type III polyketide synthase — translation MPSYLGAIGTANPVHRIAQPQIAEFMAGALGFGEADTRKLRALYRVSGIEHRYSVLPDYGRANGEYIFFPNTPDLEPFPSVGLRMAAYRREALPLAVEAVRNSLNQVPDVAVSSITHLVTVSCTGMYAPGLDIELVRALGLRADVRRTCVNFMGCYAAVNAVKLADAFCQADASARVLIVSVELCTLHFQKSREEDHLVSNALFGDGAAACLVQAEPLPNDAPGLALQAFHCGLEPDGHDDMAWHINDFGFEMTLSSYVPKLIQRGIRQLTDGLLESLPVQLGDVRHFAIHPGGRKILETIETELGLTRDDNRHAYRVLRDYGNMSSATVLFVLRDVLAAATPADHGAPVLSFAFGPGLTMEAMLMQLSGSSEPLADNSEQLAVATNLPQEKMERAAKLITVN, via the coding sequence ATGCCGAGTTATTTAGGTGCCATTGGCACCGCCAATCCTGTCCACCGCATTGCCCAGCCGCAGATAGCCGAGTTCATGGCCGGCGCGCTGGGCTTTGGCGAGGCCGACACGCGCAAGCTGCGGGCGCTCTACCGCGTGTCGGGCATCGAGCACCGCTACTCGGTGCTGCCCGACTACGGCCGGGCCAACGGCGAGTACATCTTCTTCCCGAACACGCCCGACCTGGAGCCCTTCCCCAGCGTGGGCCTGCGCATGGCCGCCTACCGCCGCGAAGCCCTGCCCCTGGCCGTGGAAGCCGTACGCAATAGCTTGAATCAGGTGCCCGATGTGGCCGTGAGCAGCATTACGCACCTCGTGACGGTGAGCTGCACGGGCATGTACGCGCCGGGGCTGGATATTGAATTGGTGCGGGCCCTGGGCCTGCGCGCCGACGTGCGCCGCACCTGCGTGAATTTTATGGGCTGCTACGCGGCCGTGAATGCCGTGAAGCTGGCCGATGCCTTTTGCCAGGCCGACGCCAGCGCTCGGGTGCTCATCGTGAGCGTGGAGCTGTGCACGCTGCACTTCCAGAAAAGCCGGGAGGAAGACCACCTCGTGAGCAACGCGCTGTTTGGCGACGGCGCGGCCGCCTGCCTGGTGCAAGCCGAGCCGCTGCCCAACGACGCGCCCGGCCTGGCCCTGCAGGCCTTTCATTGCGGGCTGGAGCCCGACGGGCACGACGACATGGCTTGGCACATCAACGACTTCGGGTTTGAGATGACGCTGAGCAGCTACGTGCCCAAGCTCATTCAGCGCGGCATCCGCCAACTCACCGATGGGCTATTGGAAAGCCTGCCGGTGCAGCTGGGCGACGTGCGGCACTTCGCCATTCACCCCGGTGGCCGCAAGATTCTGGAAACCATCGAAACCGAGCTGGGCCTGACGCGCGACGACAACCGCCACGCCTACCGCGTGCTGCGCGACTACGGCAACATGTCGTCGGCCACGGTGCTGTTTGTGCTGCGCGACGTGCTGGCCGCCGCCACCCCCGCCGACCACGGCGCGCCGGTGCTCAGTTTCGCCTTCGGCCCGGGCCTGACGATGGAGGCGATGCTGATGCAGTTATCGGGGAGCAGTGAGCCGCTAGCCGATAACAGTGAACAGCTTGCCGTTGCGACGAATCTGCCACAAGAGAAGATGGAGCGGGCTGCAAAACTGATAACCGTTAACTGA
- a CDS encoding PAS domain-containing protein — MMRRPRSPRLARRKAAPSTWRAAERAARRAGPENSGPELPAFGPGLAEVPLMLFDYDVQRRQLRRCNPHCESVLGYTAQDLLALGPRLAPTLLHPDSQKQAQLGNLHTLLHADRPLSWDCRVRHRDGSWRWLRLRLRASARNPLGKVLEITGSAEDVTRHRAAVEELRQSRHLLRQVVDLVPNLIYIYDLRQERNVYSNQRLELMLGYTSEELLAFPQGALLPSLLAPEERERLLAHWNDVARLPDGEVLTLEYALQHRNGTVRWLRSTHTPFARAANGDVTSIIGVAEDVTDRRATDAHRRAATDRLAEQHRLFRQVIDALPHPIYLKDGHGNYQLANRAMAALYGLTPEELVRFDAGHLPQLNSGDTARYIEQDRQVLATGEDLTVEESYTAPDGTVSWFSSVKRLFVRADGTAQVLGLDSNITELKRTQQALEKAIGEAQVDVQAKEDFLANMSHEIRTPLHGILGLTGVLAKTSLSRSQHDYLRLLGESAEHLLTVLNDVLTTARLGAGKLQPETTPFNPTELLAGCAALLRPRAREKGLRLRIERPAALPEVLGDAHRLRQVLLNLVSNAIKFTETGQVRLRCRRVPAPLRHAEPADTVWLQFVVSDTGLGIAPDTLDKVFEPFAQAAASTDREFGGSGLGLSISEGLVRLMGGTLRVSSELHQGSTFAFTLPLRPVPAAVPPPAPAPAGLSETGAGRILLVEDNLVNSLLAETVLRNWGFQVTTAASGPAAIQLFEHRPFDLVLMDIQMPGMDGETAARALRQHPEAARAATPIIALTARAQAGEAERLMGAGFDGYLSKPYREEQLLETMRAVLARHAAAAEPYSAYQTPDPMASAKPLYDLSNVRQLVRQDETIVRRLAWAFIETTPAILTALDEALVKPDWEAVGDAAHHLKSSLDGLGVESLRHVIREIEAYGNAAPDPAHAARQIAQVRAVTEEVMAALRAEFPEQA, encoded by the coding sequence ATGATGCGTCGCCCCCGCTCTCCCCGTCTGGCCCGCCGAAAGGCCGCGCCCAGCACCTGGCGGGCAGCCGAGCGGGCCGCCCGCCGGGCGGGCCCGGAAAATTCCGGCCCCGAGCTGCCCGCCTTTGGCCCGGGCCTGGCCGAGGTGCCGCTGATGTTGTTTGACTACGACGTGCAGCGCCGCCAGCTGCGGCGCTGCAACCCGCACTGCGAATCGGTGCTGGGCTACACCGCGCAGGATTTATTGGCCCTGGGCCCGCGCCTGGCGCCCACGCTGCTGCACCCCGACTCGCAGAAGCAGGCGCAGCTGGGCAACCTGCACACCCTGCTGCACGCCGACCGGCCGCTGAGCTGGGACTGCCGCGTGCGGCACCGCGACGGCAGCTGGCGCTGGCTGCGCCTGCGCCTGCGGGCCAGCGCGCGCAACCCCCTCGGCAAAGTGCTCGAAATCACGGGCAGCGCCGAAGACGTGACCCGCCACCGCGCCGCCGTGGAAGAGCTGCGCCAGAGCCGGCACCTGCTGCGCCAGGTGGTGGACCTGGTGCCGAACCTGATTTATATCTACGACCTGCGCCAGGAGCGCAACGTCTACTCCAACCAGCGCCTGGAGCTGATGCTCGGCTACACCAGCGAAGAGCTGCTGGCTTTTCCGCAGGGCGCCCTGCTGCCTTCCCTGCTTGCCCCCGAGGAGCGGGAGCGGCTGCTGGCGCATTGGAACGATGTAGCACGCCTGCCCGATGGCGAAGTGCTGACCCTGGAATATGCCCTGCAGCACCGCAATGGCACGGTGCGCTGGCTGCGCAGCACCCACACGCCGTTTGCACGGGCCGCCAACGGCGACGTGACCAGCATCATCGGGGTGGCCGAGGACGTGACCGACCGCCGCGCCACCGACGCCCACCGCCGCGCCGCCACCGACCGCCTGGCCGAGCAGCACCGCCTGTTCCGCCAGGTCATCGACGCGCTGCCGCACCCCATCTACCTCAAAGACGGCCACGGCAACTACCAGCTGGCCAACCGGGCCATGGCCGCCCTCTACGGGCTGACGCCGGAAGAATTGGTGCGCTTCGATGCCGGCCACCTGCCCCAACTCAACAGCGGCGACACGGCCCGCTACATCGAGCAGGACCGGCAGGTGCTGGCCACCGGCGAGGACCTGACCGTGGAAGAATCGTACACCGCGCCCGACGGCACGGTGTCGTGGTTCAGCAGCGTGAAACGCCTGTTTGTGCGCGCCGACGGCACCGCCCAGGTGCTGGGCCTCGACAGCAACATCACCGAGCTCAAGCGCACCCAGCAGGCGCTGGAAAAAGCCATTGGCGAAGCCCAGGTGGACGTGCAGGCCAAAGAGGACTTTCTGGCGAACATGAGCCACGAAATCCGCACGCCCCTGCACGGCATTCTGGGACTGACGGGGGTGCTGGCCAAAACCAGCCTCAGCCGCAGCCAGCACGACTACCTGCGCCTGCTGGGCGAGTCGGCCGAGCACCTGCTCACGGTGCTGAACGACGTGCTCACCACCGCCCGCCTCGGCGCGGGCAAGCTGCAGCCCGAAACCACGCCCTTCAACCCCACCGAGCTGTTGGCGGGCTGCGCGGCCTTGCTGCGGCCCCGCGCCCGCGAGAAAGGCCTGCGCCTGCGCATTGAGCGGCCCGCCGCGCTGCCCGAGGTGCTGGGCGACGCCCACCGGCTGCGCCAGGTACTGCTCAACCTGGTAAGCAATGCCATTAAGTTCACCGAAACCGGACAGGTGCGGCTGCGCTGCCGGCGGGTGCCCGCGCCCCTGCGCCACGCCGAGCCCGCCGACACGGTGTGGCTGCAGTTTGTGGTGAGCGACACCGGCCTGGGCATTGCGCCCGACACCCTGGACAAGGTGTTCGAGCCCTTTGCCCAGGCCGCCGCCAGCACCGACCGCGAGTTTGGCGGCTCGGGCCTGGGCCTGAGCATTTCCGAGGGCCTGGTGCGCCTGATGGGCGGCACGCTGCGCGTGAGCAGCGAGCTGCACCAGGGCAGCACGTTTGCCTTCACCCTGCCGCTGCGGCCTGTGCCGGCCGCGGTGCCTCCGCCCGCCCCCGCCCCGGCCGGGCTCAGCGAAACGGGGGCCGGCCGCATTCTGCTGGTCGAAGACAACCTGGTGAACAGCCTGCTGGCCGAAACCGTGCTGCGCAACTGGGGCTTTCAGGTGACGACGGCCGCCAGCGGCCCGGCCGCCATCCAGCTCTTCGAGCACCGGCCCTTCGACCTCGTGCTGATGGACATTCAAATGCCCGGCATGGACGGCGAAACGGCCGCCCGCGCCCTGCGCCAGCACCCCGAGGCCGCCCGGGCGGCCACGCCCATCATTGCCCTCACGGCCCGTGCCCAGGCCGGCGAGGCCGAGCGCCTGATGGGCGCCGGCTTCGACGGCTACCTCTCCAAACCCTACCGCGAAGAACAACTCCTCGAAACCATGCGCGCCGTGCTGGCCCGCCATGCCGCCGCGGCCGAACCCTACTCCGCTTACCAAACTCCTGACCCTATGGCTTCTGCAAAACCCCTCTACGACCTGAGCAACGTGCGCCAGCTGGTGCGCCAGGATGAAACCATTGTGCGCCGCCTGGCCTGGGCCTTCATCGAAACCACGCCCGCCATCCTCACCGCCCTCGACGAGGCCCTGGTGAAGCCCGACTGGGAGGCCGTGGGCGACGCCGCTCACCACCTCAAAAGCTCGCTCGACGGCCTGGGCGTGGAAAGCCTGCGCCACGTCATCCGCGAAATTGAGGCCTACGGCAACGCGGCGCCTGACCCCGCCCACGCCGCCCGGCAGATTGCCCAGGTGCGCGCCGTGACCGAGGAGGTGATGGCCGCGCTGCGCGCCGAATTTCCGGAACAAGCTTAG
- a CDS encoding methyltransferase domain-containing protein: protein MFAERASGPELMDDLTLASDALRQNLDELETINTWLGGYAPVLNALDRLRPQFPAGRPLRVADLGSGGGDTLRQIARWARKKRVAVELSGIDANEFMLDYAASKSADYTEISYRQFDIFSPEFQAQPYDILTCSLFCHHFTDEELVTLLRHWQQQAQVAVVINDLHRHWLAYHSIKWLTRLLGGSYLVQHDAPLSVARAFRRADWVALLARAGITRYELRWRWAFRWQLVLLK, encoded by the coding sequence ATGTTTGCAGAACGCGCTTCCGGTCCCGAGCTGATGGACGACCTGACGCTGGCCTCCGACGCCCTGCGCCAGAACCTCGACGAGCTGGAAACCATCAATACCTGGCTGGGCGGCTACGCGCCAGTACTTAACGCGTTGGACCGCCTACGACCGCAGTTTCCGGCCGGCCGGCCCCTGCGCGTGGCCGACCTGGGCAGCGGCGGCGGCGATACCCTGCGGCAGATAGCCCGCTGGGCCCGCAAAAAGAGGGTTGCTGTAGAATTAAGCGGCATTGATGCCAACGAATTCATGCTGGATTATGCCGCTAGTAAAAGTGCAGACTACACTGAAATCAGCTACCGGCAGTTCGATATTTTCTCGCCTGAGTTCCAGGCCCAGCCCTACGATATACTCACGTGCAGCCTGTTTTGCCACCACTTCACTGACGAGGAATTAGTGACGCTGCTGCGGCATTGGCAGCAGCAGGCGCAAGTGGCCGTCGTTATCAACGACCTGCACCGGCACTGGCTGGCCTACCACAGCATCAAGTGGCTGACGCGGCTGCTGGGCGGCTCCTACCTGGTGCAACACGACGCGCCGCTGTCGGTGGCCCGGGCCTTCCGCCGCGCCGACTGGGTGGCACTGCTGGCACGGGCGGGCATCACGCGGTATGAGCTGCGCTGGCGCTGGGCGTTTCGCTGGCAGCTGGTGCTGCTGAAATAA
- a CDS encoding T9SS type A sorting domain-containing protein, which translates to MMQRYFLSFLLCAGLSLGLGPVLRTLPVADAAPLHRPGQQGSKPGNDEKTLVVYPNPSTGIVHLTINNQQGKKVELSVLNVIGSVMYRETLTELNDRYTKMLDLSKFANGLYYVRLESDNNSQMCKLVIR; encoded by the coding sequence ATGATGCAACGCTACTTTCTATCTTTCTTGTTGTGTGCGGGCCTGAGCCTGGGCCTGGGCCCGGTGCTGCGCACGCTGCCCGTTGCCGACGCTGCCCCCCTGCACCGCCCCGGCCAGCAAGGCAGCAAGCCCGGCAACGATGAGAAAACCCTGGTGGTGTACCCCAACCCCAGCACCGGCATCGTGCACCTGACCATCAACAACCAGCAGGGCAAAAAGGTAGAGCTGAGCGTACTCAACGTCATCGGTTCGGTAATGTACCGCGAAACCCTGACCGAACTCAACGACCGTTACACTAAAATGCTCGACCTGAGCAAGTTTGCCAACGGCCTCTACTACGTGCGCCTCGAATCCGACAACAACAGCCAGATGTGCAAGCTGGTCATCCGCTAA
- a CDS encoding sigma-54-dependent transcriptional regulator encodes MTSTLPFKIFVIEDNEWYGELLVYRLSQNPNHSVQRFATARACLDHLDEKPDFITLDYSLPDAKGEQLLRQIRERLPGTEVLVVSGQEDVGTAVSMLRQGAYDYLVKDENTLDRLWNIVGKVEQQARLRRENSQLRQQIGARYGAGQAILGEHASIQQVHSLIAKAARTTITVSVSGETGTGKELVAKAIHFQSSRAAQPFVAVNMAAIPRELVESELFGHEKGAFTGAVARRVGRLEEANGGTLFLDEIADLDLSLQAKLLRVLQEREVTRVGGNQAVSFDVRLIVATHRDLLAEVQAGRFREDLYYRLLGLPIALPPLRQRGNDVLLLAEEFVRDFCAQNNLPPRLLADDARERLKGHPFPGNVRELKAVVELAAVLADGELINGDDLPLRAGRTTVGPGSQLSLREQTTAIVQSCLDEMEGDVLAVAARLRIGKSTIYRMIQQRELHIS; translated from the coding sequence ATGACATCTACCTTACCATTCAAGATTTTTGTCATTGAAGACAACGAGTGGTATGGCGAGCTGCTGGTGTACCGGTTGAGCCAAAACCCCAACCACAGCGTGCAGCGCTTCGCCACGGCCCGGGCCTGCCTCGACCACCTGGACGAAAAGCCCGATTTCATCACGCTCGACTATTCGCTGCCCGACGCCAAAGGCGAGCAGCTGCTGCGCCAGATTCGGGAGCGCCTGCCCGGCACCGAGGTGTTGGTGGTATCGGGGCAGGAAGACGTGGGCACCGCCGTGAGCATGCTGCGCCAGGGCGCCTACGACTACCTGGTGAAGGACGAAAACACGCTGGACCGCCTCTGGAACATCGTGGGCAAGGTGGAACAGCAAGCCCGGCTGCGCCGCGAAAACAGCCAGCTCCGCCAGCAAATCGGGGCGCGCTACGGGGCCGGGCAGGCCATTCTGGGCGAGCACGCGTCCATTCAGCAAGTGCATTCGCTCATTGCCAAAGCGGCCCGCACCACCATCACGGTGAGCGTGAGCGGCGAAACGGGCACGGGCAAGGAGCTGGTAGCCAAAGCCATTCACTTCCAGTCGAGCCGGGCCGCGCAGCCCTTTGTGGCCGTGAACATGGCGGCCATCCCGCGCGAGCTGGTGGAGAGCGAGCTGTTTGGGCACGAGAAGGGCGCCTTTACGGGCGCGGTGGCGCGCCGCGTGGGCCGGCTGGAAGAAGCCAACGGCGGCACCCTCTTCCTCGACGAAATTGCCGACCTTGACCTGAGCCTGCAAGCCAAGCTGTTGCGCGTGCTGCAGGAGCGCGAGGTGACGCGCGTGGGCGGCAACCAGGCCGTGAGCTTCGACGTGCGCCTGATAGTGGCCACCCACCGCGACCTGCTGGCCGAGGTGCAGGCCGGCCGCTTCCGCGAAGACCTGTACTACCGCCTGCTGGGCTTGCCCATTGCCCTGCCGCCCCTGCGCCAGCGTGGCAACGACGTGCTGCTGCTGGCCGAAGAATTTGTGCGCGACTTCTGCGCCCAGAACAACCTGCCGCCCCGCCTGCTCGCCGACGACGCCCGCGAGCGCCTCAAGGGCCACCCCTTTCCCGGCAACGTGCGCGAGCTGAAGGCCGTGGTGGAATTGGCCGCGGTGCTGGCCGATGGCGAATTAATCAACGGCGACGACCTGCCCTTGCGCGCCGGCCGCACCACCGTGGGCCCGGGCAGCCAGCTGTCGCTGCGCGAGCAAACCACCGCCATTGTGCAAAGCTGCCTCGACGAGATGGAGGGCGACGTGCTGGCCGTGGCCGCCCGCCTGCGCATCGGCAAATCAACCATTTACCGAATGATACAGCAACGGGAACTGCACATAAGCTAA